One window of Fusobacterium polymorphum genomic DNA carries:
- a CDS encoding GNAT family N-acetyltransferase, which translates to MDIIHYEGNGFYIYDENKEILARLEYKRNDNVLIFDHTVVSDKLKGQGIAQKLLDEAVDYARKNNFKVHPVCSYVVKKFETGNYDDIKI; encoded by the coding sequence ATGGATATAATTCATTATGAAGGAAATGGTTTCTATATTTATGATGAAAACAAAGAAATTTTAGCAAGACTTGAATATAAAAGAAATGACAATGTTTTAATTTTTGATCATACTGTTGTATCTGACAAATTAAAAGGACAAGGGATTGCTCAAAAACTTTTAGATGAAGCTGTTGATTATGCTAGAAAAAATAACTTTAAAGTACATCCAGTATGTTCTTATGTAGTTAAAAAATTTGAAACAGGAAATTATGATGATATAAAAATTTAA
- the rpsP gene encoding 30S ribosomal protein S16, protein MLKLRLTRLGDKKRPSYRIVAMEALSKRDGGAVAYLGNYFPLEDSRVVLKEEEILNFLKNGAQPTRTVKSILVKAGVWAKFEETKKK, encoded by the coding sequence ATGTTAAAATTAAGACTTACAAGATTAGGAGATAAAAAAAGACCTTCTTATAGAATAGTAGCTATGGAAGCTTTATCTAAAAGAGATGGTGGAGCAGTGGCTTATTTAGGTAACTACTTCCCATTAGAAGATTCAAGAGTAGTATTAAAAGAAGAAGAAATCTTAAATTTCTTAAAAAATGGAGCTCAACCTACAAGAACTGTAAAATCAATCTTAGTTAAAGCTGGAGTATGGGCTAAATTTGAAGAAACTAAAAAGAAATAA
- the ffh gene encoding signal recognition particle protein, protein MLENLGNRFQDIFKKIRGHGKLSESNIKDALREVKMSLLEADVNYKVVKDFTNKISEKAIGTEVIRGVNPAQQFIKLVNDELVELLGGTSSKLTKGLRNPTIIMLAGLQGAGKTTFAAKLAKFLKKQNEKLLLVGVDVYRPAAIKQLEVLGQQIGVDVYSEEDNKDVVGIATRAIEKAKEINATYMIVDTAGRLHVDETLMEELKELKKAIKPQEILLVVDAMIGQDAVNLAESFNNALSVDGVILTKLDGDTRGGAALSIKAVVGKPIKFIGVGEKLNDIEIFHPDRLVSRILGMGDVVSLVEKAQEVIDENEAKSLEEKIKSQKFDLNDFLKQLQTIKRLGSLGGILKLIPGMPKIDDLAPAEKEMKKVEAIIQSMTKEERKKPDILKASRKIRIAKGSGTDVSDVNKLLKQFEQMKSMMKMFSSGKMPNIGAMGKGGKFPF, encoded by the coding sequence ATGTTAGAAAATTTAGGAAATAGATTTCAGGATATTTTTAAGAAAATTAGAGGGCATGGTAAACTTAGTGAATCTAATATAAAAGATGCTCTTAGAGAAGTTAAAATGTCTCTTTTAGAAGCAGATGTTAACTATAAGGTAGTTAAAGATTTTACTAACAAAATTAGTGAAAAAGCAATAGGAACAGAAGTTATAAGAGGAGTAAATCCAGCACAACAATTTATAAAGTTAGTAAATGATGAACTTGTTGAACTTTTAGGAGGAACTAGCTCAAAACTAACAAAAGGACTTAGAAATCCAACAATAATAATGTTAGCAGGTTTACAAGGAGCAGGAAAAACAACTTTTGCTGCAAAACTTGCTAAGTTTTTAAAAAAACAAAATGAAAAATTATTATTAGTTGGAGTGGATGTTTACAGACCTGCAGCTATAAAACAATTAGAAGTTTTAGGACAACAAATAGGAGTAGATGTCTATTCAGAAGAAGATAATAAAGATGTTGTTGGAATTGCAACAAGAGCAATAGAGAAAGCAAAAGAAATAAATGCAACTTATATGATAGTTGACACAGCAGGTAGACTGCATGTAGATGAAACTCTTATGGAGGAGCTAAAAGAACTAAAAAAAGCAATAAAACCACAAGAAATTTTACTTGTTGTTGATGCTATGATAGGACAAGATGCTGTTAATTTAGCTGAATCTTTTAATAATGCTTTGAGTGTTGATGGAGTTATATTAACTAAATTAGATGGAGATACTCGTGGAGGAGCAGCCTTATCTATTAAAGCTGTTGTTGGAAAGCCAATAAAATTTATTGGAGTTGGAGAAAAACTTAATGATATTGAGATTTTTCATCCAGATAGATTAGTGTCAAGAATATTAGGAATGGGAGATGTTGTTTCTCTTGTTGAAAAAGCACAAGAAGTAATAGATGAAAATGAAGCAAAGTCTTTAGAAGAAAAAATAAAGTCTCAAAAATTTGATTTAAATGACTTCTTAAAACAACTACAAACAATAAAAAGATTGGGTTCACTTGGTGGAATATTAAAACTAATACCGGGTATGCCAAAGATTGATGACCTAGCTCCAGCTGAAAAGGAAATGAAAAAAGTTGAAGCAATAATTCAGTCTATGACAAAAGAAGAAAGAAAGAAACCTGATATTTTAAAAGCAAGCAGAAAAATAAGAATTGCAAAAGGTAGTGGAACAGATGTGTCAGATGTAAATAAACTACTTAAACAATTTGAGCAAATGAAATCTATGATGAAAATGTTTAGCTCTGGTAAGATGCCTAATATAGGTGCTATGGGCAAGGGTGGAAAATTCCCATTTTAA
- the ylxM gene encoding YlxM family DNA-binding protein has translation MVLDEFVEIANLLEIYSSLLSEKQKEYLEDHFENDLSLSEIAKNNNVSRQAIYDNIKRGVALLYDYEDKLKFYQLKKNMRGELVKLKENFTKENLEKIIENLL, from the coding sequence ATGGTTTTGGATGAATTTGTTGAAATTGCTAATCTTTTAGAAATTTATTCTTCTCTTTTAAGTGAGAAACAAAAAGAGTATTTAGAAGATCATTTTGAAAATGATTTATCTCTTTCTGAAATTGCTAAGAACAATAATGTCAGTAGACAAGCAATTTATGATAACATAAAAAGAGGAGTAGCTCTTTTATATGATTATGAAGATAAATTAAAATTTTATCAGTTAAAGAAGAATATGAGGGGAGAATTAGTAAAATTAAAAGAAAATTTTACAAAGGAAAATTTGGAAAAGATTATAGAGAACTTACTTTAA
- the glsA gene encoding glutaminase A, with protein sequence MEELLKELVEKNRKFAADGNVANYIPELDKADKNALGIYVTTLDGQEFFAGDYNTKFTIQSISKIISLMLAILDNGEEYVFSKVGMEPSGDPFNSIRKLETSSRKKPYNPMINAGAIAVASMIKGKNEKERFGRLLDFAKLITEDDSLDINYKIYCGESDTGFRNFSMAYFLKGEGIIEGNVNEALTVYFKQCSIEGTAKTISTLGKFLANDGVLSNGERILTTRMAKIIKTLMVTCGMYDSSGEFAVRVGIPSKSGVGGGICSVVPGKMGIGVYGPSLDKKGNSLAGGHLLADLSEELSLNIF encoded by the coding sequence ATGGAAGAACTATTAAAGGAACTAGTAGAAAAAAATAGAAAATTTGCAGCAGATGGTAATGTAGCAAATTATATTCCTGAGCTTGATAAAGCAGATAAAAATGCTCTTGGAATTTATGTAACAACTTTAGATGGTCAAGAATTTTTTGCAGGAGATTACAACACAAAATTCACAATACAAAGCATTTCAAAAATAATCTCTTTAATGTTAGCTATATTAGATAATGGTGAAGAATATGTATTTTCAAAAGTTGGAATGGAGCCAAGTGGAGATCCATTTAACTCAATTAGAAAACTTGAAACTTCAAGCAGAAAAAAACCTTATAATCCTATGATAAATGCAGGAGCAATTGCTGTTGCTTCTATGATAAAAGGAAAAAATGAAAAAGAAAGATTTGGTAGATTACTAGATTTTGCAAAATTAATAACAGAAGATGACTCTTTAGATATAAACTATAAAATATATTGTGGTGAATCTGATACAGGTTTCAGAAACTTTTCAATGGCTTACTTCCTAAAAGGTGAGGGAATAATTGAAGGTAATGTAAATGAAGCACTTACTGTTTATTTTAAACAATGTTCAATAGAAGGAACTGCTAAAACTATTTCTACATTAGGAAAATTTTTAGCAAATGATGGTGTGCTTTCAAATGGTGAAAGAATTTTAACTACAAGAATGGCAAAAATTATTAAGACATTGATGGTAACTTGTGGAATGTATGATAGTTCAGGTGAATTTGCTGTGAGAGTTGGTATACCTTCAAAAAGTGGAGTAGGTGGAGGGATTTGTTCTGTTGTTCCTGGTAAAATGGGGATAGGAGTATATGGACCTTCACTAGATAAAAAAGGAAACTCTCTTGCTGGAGGACATCTACTTGCAGATTTATCTGAGGAACTTTCTTTAAATATTTTTTAA
- a CDS encoding alanine/glycine:cation symporter family protein, with amino-acid sequence MDFLNSIIGQVNTVLWSYVLIALLILSGLFYTLRTGFAQGRLLGDMVALITGKLSSLRDGEKKVAGQVTGFQAFCIAVASHVGTGNLAGVAIAVAIGGPGALFWMWVIALLGGATSMIENTLAQTYKVKQADGGFRGGPSYYMEKALGQKTLGYIFSVIVILTFAFIFNTVQANTIAQAFETSFNFSSVTSGIILAVLTALIIFGGLNRIANVVSLMVPVMAIGYVIVALFVLAVNITHIPRLFMDIIEAAFGLKQAVGGAIGVAMLQGIKRGLYSNEAGMGSAPNAAATSNVSHPVKQGLLQAFGVFVDTILICSATGFIVLLYPEYNTIGEKGIKLTQLALSYSVGNWGAGFITLCIFLFAFSSLVGNYYYGEANLEFITKSKTSMLIFRVLTVACVYLGSVASLGLVWDLADVFMGVMALMNIIVIAILSPKAVAIIKDYMKQRKEGKNPVFKAKDIPGLENTECWDD; translated from the coding sequence ATGGATTTTTTAAATTCTATAATTGGACAAGTCAACACAGTTTTATGGTCTTATGTTCTTATTGCACTTTTAATCTTATCTGGTCTATTTTATACTTTAAGAACAGGTTTTGCACAAGGTAGATTATTAGGTGATATGGTTGCTTTAATTACTGGTAAGCTTTCTTCTCTAAGAGATGGTGAAAAGAAAGTTGCTGGACAAGTAACTGGTTTCCAAGCATTTTGTATAGCAGTTGCTTCTCATGTTGGAACAGGTAATCTTGCAGGAGTTGCAATAGCAGTTGCAATTGGTGGACCTGGTGCATTATTCTGGATGTGGGTTATAGCTCTTTTAGGTGGAGCAACAAGTATGATTGAAAATACTTTGGCACAAACTTATAAAGTAAAACAAGCTGATGGTGGATTTAGAGGTGGACCTTCTTACTATATGGAAAAAGCTCTAGGTCAAAAAACACTTGGTTATATTTTCTCTGTTATAGTTATTTTAACATTTGCTTTTATATTTAACACAGTTCAAGCTAATACAATAGCACAAGCTTTTGAAACTTCATTTAATTTTAGTTCAGTTACAAGTGGAATTATATTAGCTGTTCTTACTGCTTTAATTATTTTTGGAGGATTAAACAGAATAGCTAATGTTGTATCTTTAATGGTTCCAGTAATGGCAATAGGATATGTTATTGTAGCCTTATTTGTTTTAGCAGTTAATATTACTCATATCCCTAGATTATTTATGGATATTATAGAAGCTGCTTTTGGTTTAAAACAAGCAGTTGGTGGAGCAATAGGAGTTGCTATGCTTCAAGGTATTAAGAGAGGACTATACTCTAACGAAGCTGGTATGGGAAGTGCTCCAAATGCTGCTGCTACTTCAAATGTTTCTCACCCTGTAAAACAAGGTTTATTACAAGCATTTGGTGTATTCGTAGATACTATACTAATTTGTAGTGCAACAGGATTTATCGTTTTATTATACCCAGAATACAATACTATTGGAGAAAAAGGAATTAAATTAACTCAACTTGCTCTTTCTTATTCAGTTGGTAACTGGGGAGCTGGATTTATAACTTTATGTATATTCTTATTTGCATTTAGTTCATTAGTAGGAAACTATTATTATGGTGAAGCAAACTTAGAATTTATAACTAAGAGTAAAACTTCAATGTTAATATTTAGAGTGCTAACTGTTGCATGTGTATATTTAGGTTCAGTTGCAAGTTTAGGACTTGTTTGGGATTTAGCTGATGTCTTTATGGGAGTTATGGCATTAATGAATATCATAGTTATAGCAATACTTTCTCCAAAAGCTGTTGCTATTATTAAAGACTATATGAAACAAAGAAAAGAAGGAAAGAATCCAGTATTTAAAGCAAAAGATATTCCTGGTTTAGAAAATACTGAATGTTGGGATGATTAA
- a CDS encoding RNA-guided endonuclease InsQ/TnpB family protein, which produces MYKALKIELKLTVAQKIKVCQTIGTERFIYNEYIKYNQEQYKLGNKFVSANDFSKYINNVYLPNNPDKKWIKDISSKSVKQAMIYGEQAFKRFFKGLTAFPVFKKKGRNELGAYFVKNNKKDFEFYRHKIKIPTLKFVKVKEYGYIPKNTNIKSCTITKIADRYFLSLIIEVDDIVKTKNKNIKGLGIDLGIKDTAICSDGRVFKNINKTIKIKKLKKKLKREQRKMSRSIEYSKSKKIKLKECKNFNKKKLKVQKIFYRLNCIRDDYNNKMVNEITRAKLKYITIEDLKVSNMIKNKHLSKAIQEQNFYSIRTKLINKCKERNIELRLVDTFYPSSKTCSCCGSVKKDLKLNDRIYKCYNCGIEIDRDYNASINLEKAKIYKVIA; this is translated from the coding sequence ATGTATAAAGCACTAAAGATAGAATTAAAATTAACAGTAGCACAGAAGATAAAAGTATGTCAGACCATTGGTACTGAAAGATTTATATATAATGAATATATTAAATATAATCAAGAACAATATAAATTAGGTAATAAATTTGTTAGTGCTAATGATTTTTCTAAATATATTAACAATGTCTATCTACCTAATAATCCTGATAAAAAATGGATAAAAGATATATCTTCTAAATCAGTCAAACAAGCTATGATTTATGGAGAACAAGCATTTAAAAGATTTTTTAAAGGTTTAACTGCTTTTCCAGTTTTTAAGAAAAAAGGTAGAAATGAATTAGGAGCATATTTTGTTAAGAATAATAAAAAAGATTTTGAATTTTACAGACATAAAATAAAAATACCTACATTAAAATTTGTAAAAGTAAAGGAATATGGATACATTCCTAAAAATACTAATATAAAAAGTTGTACTATAACTAAAATAGCTGATAGATACTTCTTATCACTTATTATAGAAGTAGATGATATAGTTAAAACTAAAAATAAAAACATTAAAGGCTTAGGAATAGATTTAGGTATAAAGGATACAGCTATATGTTCTGATGGTAGGGTATTTAAAAATATAAATAAAACAATTAAAATTAAGAAGTTAAAAAAGAAACTTAAAAGAGAGCAAAGAAAGATGTCAAGGAGTATAGAATACTCAAAGTCTAAGAAAATAAAATTAAAAGAATGTAAAAACTTTAATAAGAAAAAGTTAAAAGTGCAAAAGATATTTTATAGATTAAATTGTATTAGAGATGATTATAATAATAAGATGGTAAATGAAATAACAAGAGCCAAGTTAAAATACATTACTATTGAAGATTTAAAAGTATCTAATATGATAAAGAATAAACATCTATCAAAAGCTATACAAGAGCAAAATTTTTATAGTATAAGAACTAAACTTATAAATAAATGTAAAGAAAGAAATATAGAACTAAGGTTAGTAGATACCTTCTATCCAAGTTCCAAAACTTGTTCTTGTTGTGGTAGTGTAAAGAAAGATTTAAAATTAAATGATAGGATTTATAAGTGTTATAATTGTGGAATAGAAATAGATAGAGATTACAATGCAAGTATAAATCTTGAAAAGGCAAAAATATATAAAGTAATAGCATAG
- the ilvA gene encoding threonine ammonia-lyase, which translates to MAKLEAFIKAKEKLSKVLLETHLIYSPIFSKESGNKVFIKPENLQKTGSFKIRGAYNKISNLTDAEKKRGVIASSAGNHAQGVAYGAKESGIKAVIVMPKSTPLIKVESTKQYGAEVILHGDVYDDAYKKAKELEEKEGYVFVHPFNDEDVLDGQGTIALEILEELPETDIILVPIGGGGLISGIACAAKILKPEIKIIGVEPEGAASAYEAIKENKVVELKEANTIADGTAVKKIGDLNFEYIKKYVDEIITVSDYELMEAFLLLVEKHKIIAENSGILSVAATKKIKEKNKKVVSVISGGNIDVLMISSMINKGLIRRDRIFNFSVNIPDKPGELAKVVDLIAELGANVVKLEHNQFKNLSRFKDVELQVTVETNGSEHIKNLVQAFEEKGYEIIKIKSKVN; encoded by the coding sequence ATGGCTAAGTTAGAAGCTTTTATAAAAGCAAAGGAAAAATTATCAAAAGTACTTTTAGAAACACATTTAATTTACAGTCCTATATTCTCAAAAGAATCTGGTAATAAAGTATTTATTAAGCCAGAGAACTTACAAAAAACAGGTTCATTTAAGATAAGAGGAGCATATAATAAAATTTCTAATCTAACAGATGCTGAAAAGAAGAGAGGTGTAATTGCTTCATCAGCTGGAAATCATGCTCAAGGAGTTGCTTATGGTGCTAAAGAATCTGGTATAAAAGCAGTTATTGTAATGCCAAAATCTACACCTCTTATAAAAGTCGAATCTACAAAACAATATGGAGCAGAAGTTATTTTACATGGTGATGTCTATGATGATGCCTATAAGAAAGCAAAAGAATTAGAAGAAAAAGAAGGTTATGTCTTTGTCCACCCTTTTAATGATGAAGATGTTTTGGATGGTCAAGGAACAATAGCTCTAGAAATTTTAGAAGAATTACCTGAAACAGATATTATACTTGTTCCTATTGGTGGTGGAGGTTTAATTTCGGGTATAGCTTGTGCTGCAAAAATACTAAAGCCTGAAATAAAAATTATTGGTGTAGAACCAGAAGGAGCTGCATCAGCTTATGAAGCTATAAAGGAAAATAAAGTTGTTGAACTTAAAGAAGCAAATACTATAGCTGATGGAACTGCTGTAAAAAAAATTGGAGACTTAAATTTTGAATACATAAAAAAATATGTTGATGAAATTATAACAGTATCAGATTATGAATTAATGGAAGCATTCTTATTATTGGTAGAAAAACATAAAATTATTGCTGAAAATTCAGGAATATTATCAGTTGCTGCTACAAAAAAAATAAAAGAAAAAAATAAAAAAGTTGTATCGGTTATAAGTGGTGGTAATATAGATGTATTAATGATTTCATCTATGATTAACAAGGGACTTATCAGAAGAGATAGAATCTTTAACTTCTCTGTAAATATTCCAGATAAACCAGGAGAATTAGCAAAAGTTGTAGATTTAATTGCTGAACTAGGAGCTAATGTTGTTAAACTTGAACATAACCAATTTAAAAATCTATCAAGATTTAAAGATGTTGAATTACAAGTTACAGTTGAAACGAATGGTAGTGAACATATTAAAAATTTAGTTCAAGCCTTTGAAGAAAAAGGTTATGAAATAATTAAAATTAAATCTAAAGTAAATTAA
- a CDS encoding PLP-dependent aminotransferase family protein → MKKKLIRNSDVTISTQLYEMLRQDILENKWKENDKFFSVRQISIKYEVNLNTVLKVIRMLEEEGYLYSIKGKGCFVKKGYNLDIGKRMTPILNTFRFGQNSKDMEINFSNGGPPKEYFPIKEYKEIVNEILSDETESRYLMAYQNIQGLESLRETLAEFIIKYGIRREKDDIIICSGTQIALELISTAFGISPKKTVLLSDPTYQNAVHILKNYCNIENIDMKCDGWDMQEFENLLKRKKIDFVYIMTNFQNPTGVSWSFEKKKKMIELSLKYDFYIIEDECFSDFFYNSRECPKSLKALDKYERVFFIKTFSKIVMPALALTMLIPPKKYIDSFSLNKYFIDTTTSGINQKFLEIFIKRGLLDKHLEQLRLNLKRKMEYIISELQKIKHLEIMHIPKGGFFIWVNLANYINSEKFYYKCRLRGLSVLPGFIFYSTSEETTSKIRISIVSSSIEEMKKGLEIIQDVLNNCDFKLN, encoded by the coding sequence ATGAAGAAAAAATTAATAAGAAATTCAGATGTTACAATTTCAACCCAACTCTATGAAATGTTAAGGCAGGATATTTTAGAAAATAAATGGAAAGAAAATGATAAATTTTTTTCAGTTAGACAAATTTCAATAAAATATGAAGTAAACTTAAATACAGTTTTAAAAGTTATACGAATGCTTGAAGAAGAAGGGTATTTGTACAGCATAAAAGGAAAAGGTTGTTTTGTAAAAAAAGGATACAATCTTGATATAGGAAAGAGAATGACACCAATTTTAAATACTTTTCGTTTTGGGCAAAATTCTAAGGATATGGAAATTAATTTTTCAAATGGAGGTCCACCAAAAGAATATTTTCCAATTAAAGAATATAAAGAAATTGTAAATGAAATATTGTCAGATGAAACTGAAAGTAGATATCTTATGGCTTATCAAAATATCCAAGGTTTAGAAAGTTTAAGAGAGACTTTAGCTGAATTTATTATAAAATATGGAATTAGAAGAGAAAAAGATGACATAATTATTTGTTCAGGAACTCAAATAGCTTTGGAGCTTATAAGTACAGCTTTTGGAATATCTCCTAAGAAAACGGTCCTTTTATCTGATCCAACTTATCAAAATGCAGTTCACATCTTAAAGAATTATTGTAATATAGAAAATATTGATATGAAATGTGATGGTTGGGATATGCAAGAATTTGAAAATTTATTGAAAAGGAAAAAAATAGATTTTGTATATATAATGACAAATTTTCAAAATCCTACTGGAGTGAGTTGGTCTTTTGAAAAAAAGAAAAAAATGATAGAGTTATCTTTAAAATATGATTTTTACATAATAGAAGATGAATGTTTTTCAGATTTTTTTTATAATTCAAGAGAATGTCCAAAATCTTTAAAGGCTTTGGATAAATATGAAAGGGTATTTTTTATTAAGACATTCTCAAAAATTGTTATGCCAGCACTGGCACTGACAATGTTAATTCCTCCTAAAAAATATATAGATAGTTTTAGTTTAAATAAATATTTTATAGACACCACTACTTCTGGAATAAATCAAAAATTTTTAGAAATTTTTATCAAAAGAGGATTATTGGATAAGCATTTAGAACAATTGAGATTGAATTTAAAAAGAAAAATGGAGTATATAATAAGTGAACTTCAAAAAATAAAGCACTTAGAAATAATGCATATACCAAAAGGGGGCTTTTTTATCTGGGTAAATTTAGCAAACTATATCAATAGTGAAAAATTTTACTATAAATGCCGTTTAAGAGGGCTTTCTGTCTTACCAGGTTTTATTTTTTACTCAACATCAGAAGAAACCACTTCAAAAATTAGAATAAGTATAGTTTCTTCTAGTATAGAAGAAATGAAAAAAGGGCTTGAAATTATTCAAGATGTTTTAAATAACTGTGATTTTAAATTAAACTAA
- the megL gene encoding methionine gamma-lyase — protein METKKYGLGTTAIHAGTLKNLYGTLAMPIYQTSTFIFDSAEQGGRRFALEEAGYIYTRLGNPTTTVLENKIAALEEGEAAVATSSGMGAISSTLWTVLKAGDHVVTDKTLYGCTFALMCHGLTRFGIEVTFVDTSNLDEVKNAMKKNTRVVYLETPANPNLKIVDLEALSKLAHTNPNTLVIVDNTFATPYMQKPLKLGADIVVHSVTKYINGHGDVIAGLVITNKELADQIRFIGLKDMTGAVLGPQDAYYIIRGMKTFEIRMERHCKNAKKVVEFLNKHPKIERVYYPGLETHPGHEIAKKQMKDFGAMISFELKGGFEAGKTLLNNLKLCSLAVSLGDTETLIQHPASMTHSPYTKEEREAAGITDGLVRLSVGLENVEDIIADLEQGLEKI, from the coding sequence ATGGAAACGAAAAAATATGGTTTAGGAACAACTGCTATACATGCAGGAACTTTAAAAAATTTATATGGAACTCTTGCAATGCCAATATATCAAACTTCTACTTTTATATTTGACTCAGCTGAACAAGGTGGAAGAAGATTTGCTCTTGAAGAAGCTGGATATATTTATACAAGATTAGGGAATCCTACAACAACAGTTTTAGAAAATAAAATTGCAGCTCTTGAAGAAGGAGAAGCTGCTGTTGCTACATCATCTGGTATGGGAGCTATATCTTCAACATTATGGACTGTTTTAAAAGCAGGGGATCATGTTGTTACTGATAAAACTTTATATGGTTGTACTTTTGCTTTAATGTGTCATGGACTTACAAGATTTGGAATAGAAGTTACTTTTGTTGATACTTCAAATTTAGATGAAGTTAAAAATGCTATGAAAAAAAATACAAGAGTTGTTTATCTTGAAACACCTGCTAACCCAAATTTAAAAATAGTTGATTTAGAAGCACTTTCTAAACTTGCTCATACAAATCCAAATACTTTGGTTATTGTTGACAATACTTTTGCAACTCCATATATGCAAAAACCTTTAAAATTAGGTGCAGATATTGTTGTTCACTCTGTAACAAAATATATAAACGGACATGGAGATGTAATAGCAGGTCTTGTTATAACAAATAAAGAACTTGCAGATCAAATTCGTTTTATAGGTCTAAAAGATATGACAGGAGCAGTTTTAGGACCACAAGATGCTTATTATATCATTAGAGGTATGAAAACTTTTGAAATTCGTATGGAAAGACATTGTAAAAATGCTAAAAAAGTTGTTGAATTTTTAAATAAACACCCAAAAATTGAAAGAGTTTATTATCCTGGACTTGAAACACACCCTGGTCATGAAATAGCAAAAAAACAAATGAAAGATTTTGGAGCAATGATTTCTTTTGAACTAAAAGGTGGTTTTGAAGCAGGTAAAACTTTACTAAATAACTTAAAACTTTGTTCATTAGCTGTTTCATTGGGAGATACTGAAACTCTTATTCAACACCCAGCATCTATGACACACTCACCTTATACAAAAGAAGAAAGAGAAGCTGCTGGAATAACTGATGGCTTGGTTAGATTATCAGTTGGTCTTGAAAATGTTGAAGATATTATAGCAGATTTGGAACAAGGACTAGAAAAAATTTAA